CCCGGCTCACGGCTGGCGGTGGTGTTGGGCAAGGCGCTGGGCTCGTCGGCCATCGCGCTGCTCCAGGCCTCGCTGTTCCTGCTCTTCGCGCCGCTGGCGGGCGTGAGCGCGGCCACGCTCGACCTGCCGCTGCTGGTGACGGTCATGGTGCTGTCGGCCCTGGCGTTGACGGGCATGGGCATGGCGCTGGCGTGGTGGGTGCGCTCCAGCGCGGGCTACCACGCGGTGATGAGCATCGCGATGCTGCCCATGTGGGTGCTGTCGGGCGCCGTGTTTCCGCTCAAGGGCGTGGACTCCTGGCTGGCCTGGGTGATGCGGCTCAACCCGATGCGCTACTCCGTGGAAGGCGTGCGGCGGGCGCTGTACGGCGCGGAGGCGTCGGTGTCGCTGGGCGCGTCCTCGGGCCTTGCGGGTCTGGAAGTGCCGGTGCTCCTGGCCTTCGCCGCTGTGTTCGTGGGGCTGGCCGCCTTCAGCGTCAGTCGCCGCGAGTAGCGGAGCCGAATGCGCGGCGTCCCGGTGGGTTGGACATGCGAGGCCCCTTTCGCTACGAGGTGGGGCATACGCATCACCTGACTTTCCGAGGAGATTGCACGATGACGCTGCGCACGCTCGGCCTGACGCTGCTGGGGACCGCGGGGCTGTTGACCCTTTCTGCCTGCAAGAAGGAAGAACCGGCCGCGGAGCCTCCCGCCGCCGCGCCCGCCGCGAAGAAGGAGCACGCCGCTTCGCCCATCCAGGCGCCCGAAGGTGCCGCCGCCGCGCCCGTGGCGCCCGCCGGCAAGGGCGTGGTGAAGGGCACGGTGAAGTTCACCGGCACGGTGCCCGCGGCCGCGGACCTCCCCGCGAGCAATGACCCGGCCTGTGACGGCATGGCGACGAAGGATGCGTCCCTGCTGGTGAAGGACGGCAACCTCCAGAACGTGCTGGTGCGCGTGAAGGGCAAGGTGCCCGGTGCGCCCGCCGCGCCGAGCACCCCGGTGGTGGTGGACCAGTCGAAGTGCACCTACGTCCCACGTGTCCAGGGCGCCGTGGCGGGCCAGCAGGTGGCCTTCAAGAACAGCGACGGCACGCTGCACAACGTGCGTGGCATCGTGGGCACCAAGCCCGCGTTCAACGTCGCGCAGCCGCCGTCCGGTGCGCCGGTGGAGCGGCCGATGCCCGCGGACGCCGACGTGCTGAAGCTCAAGTGCGACGTGCACCCGTGGATGTCGGCCTTCGTCGTCAGCAACGAGAACCCGTACTTCGTGACGACGGGCGAGGACGGCGCGTTCTCGCTTGAGGGTCTGCCCGCGGGGACGTACACGGTGGAGGCCTGGCACGAGACGCTCGGCACGAAGACGGCCGAAGTCACGGTGACGGACGACGCGCCCGCGGAGGCGGCGTTCACCTTCGTGGCAGAGGACGCGTCCGCGCAGAAGTGACGTAGGGCGGGGCGGGTGCTCCCACGAGGAGCGCCCGCCGCGTCGAGGTCGCCGCGCAGGCGGAGGTCTCGCCGGTGCCTTGGGTGTCACGCGGCGGTGAGGCGTGTCTGTCGCGCTGGCGTGACTCGCCCGCGAGAGGCCGTGCTGCCGCTGCCCCGTGCCAGGCGGCGGTGAGGCGCGTCCACCCCGTCGACGTGGCTCGCCCACGCGAGGCCACGCCGCCGCTGTGAATCACGCGGCGGTGAGGTGCTCCGGGGCGGTCGGGCCGCTCTTGCGGACGGTGAAGCCCACCCGTGCGCCGCCGCCTGGACGGTTCTCCGCGAAGACGTCCCCGCCGTGGGCACGCGCGATGCGCTGGACGAGCGCGAGGCCGAGCCCCAGCGAACCCGCTTCACGCGCCTCCGCGCCCGAGTCCTTCCGGTAGAACGGGCGGAAGATGCGCTCGTCTTCTCCCGGCTGGAGCCCTGGTCCCCGGTCATCCACGCAGAAGGCGAGGTGCTCACCGCGCTCCTGGACGCGCAGCGCCTCGGCGCCCGTGCCGTGCTTGCGCGCGTTCTCCAGGAGGTTCGCCAGCGCGCGGCCCAGCAGCGTCGCATCTCCCACGAGCCCAGCGTGCTCCGCTTCCACGTCCAGCACGGAGCCCGTCAGGCCCGCGCGCTCCAGCGCCTGGGTGGCCAGCGCCCGGGCATCGAGCACGCGCGGCGTGAGCTGCCCGAAGTCCAGCCGGGAGCTGGCCAGCAGCTCGCCCACGAGCGCGTCCAGCTCGACGACTTCACGGTCCACCTGGTCCAGCGTCTTCGGGTTGCCGCCCCCGTCACGCAGCAGCTCCGTGAGCACGCGCAGCCGGGCCAGGGGCGTGCGCAGCTCATGGGACACCGCGGCCAGCAGCTCGCGCTGGTCCGCCATCTGCTTCTCGATGCGCCCCGCCATGTCATTGAAGGCATCCGCCAGCACGGCGAACTCTCCGGTGACATGCGGCGCGATGTCCGCGCGCGAGTCCAGCCGGCCCGAGCCCAGGTCCAACGTGGCGCGCACCAGCTCGTCCATCGGCCGCGCGAGACGCCGCGCCAGCTTCCCCGCGGCGAGCCACAGCACCATGCACGACAGCACCAGCGGCAACACCATCTTCAACGGACTCTTGGCGCGGAAGTGGGAGTAGCACGCGCGCACCGAACCCAGGACGGCGCCGTCCCGCATCACGGGCAGGTTGAACTCGGGTCGCCGGCAGGGCTCTTCGGTGCGCACCAGCAGGGTTCCAGTGGCGTCGTGCAGCTCCACGCCGACCTGCAGGTCCCTCGCGATGGAATCCACCAGCGCGTTGCGCCGCGCGGGCTCGTCCCAGACCTCCTCGAAGCGGTGGCTGACGAACGTGCGCACGCGTTCGCCTTCCTGTTTCCAGGTACCTCCACCCACCAGGCTCATCACCGTGGCCACCACGGCGCCCGTGGCGAGAATGGACAGGCCGAACCACAGAAAGAGGCGCCGGTGCAGCCGGGCGCCCACGAAGCTGCCCAGCCGCCCCATGTGCCAGTAGCCGGGCTGAGGGCGCCGGTGTCCCCAGGGGCTGCACTCGCGCGGGTCGCCCCATGCGCCCCAGCCACCCCAGGGTCCGCCGCGTCGGCCTCGTCTCACGGGCCCTCCTTGGCGAAGACGTAGCCCACGCCGCGCACTGTCTTGATGAGCCGGGTGCCCACGTCGCCGAGCTTCTGTCGCAGGTGAGAGATGTGTACGTCCACGGTGCGCTCGCCCACCACGGTGTCGCTGCGTCCGGCTTCTCCCAGCAACGCGTCACGGGGAATGACGCGTCCGGCCCGGCGCACCAGCGCGACGAGCAGATCGAACTCCAGGCCCGTCAGGTCCACGGGCCGGTCCTCGACGCGCACCTCGCGGCCGGCGATGTCGATGCACACGCCACCGGCCTCCAGGCGGTCCGCCACCGACGATGGCAGTGAGCGTCGGAGCACGGCCCTCAGCCGGGCGAGCAGCTCGCGCGGGCTGAAGGGCTTGGGAAGGTAGTCATCCGCGCCGATTTCCAGGCCCACCACGCGGTCGGTCTCATCGCCCTTGGCGGTGAGCATGATGACGGGGATGCGGCTCTTCGCGCGGATGCGCTTGCAGACCTCCAGGCCGTCGATGCCCGGCATCATCACGTCGAGAAGCACCGCGTCGTAGGCGCTGGCCTCCAACGCCGCGAGCCCTCGGCCGCCATCGGCGGCATGGGTGACGGAGAGTCCGTTCTGCCCGAGGTACTGCGCGAGCAGCTCGTACATCCGGGTGTCGTCGTCGATGAGCAGGACTCGCGTGGACATGCACCGCTTTCTACTTCAGGGATGGGCGATGTGGATGGTGGGGATGGTGGTCGTCGGGGAAGCCACCCCTCGCTGGCTGGAGGCCTCCCACCGGCCGTGGGGGCCGTTGGGGCTCCGCCCCTGTTCCCAGCCGCCCTGGTGGCAATGGTGACGCATGTGGGAGCGGTGGCGAGCGACACTCGCGAAGCCGGAGGCATAACCTCCGACGGTGCCCAGGGTGAGCAGGACGATGAGCAGACGGCGGCGCATGGGGACTCTCTTTCGGGAGGGGGTTGGCGTGGAGAGGGCGGGGCGGGCTCAGCCCGCGCGCGAGTCATCCGCTCGCCAGCGGCCGGGGCCGTCACCCCCGTGGTCGCCGCCATGCCAGGGCGCGCCGCCGCGCCAGCCGCCGTGGCCACCGCAGCGTCGATTCCAACCACCGGGGCCACCGCGCCAGCCGTAGGCGTAGCCAGGGCCATGCTCCAGGAGGTCTGCGAGCTCGCGGCGCTGCCGTGGGTCCAGCGCCTCATGGACCTGGGCGAGCGCGCCTTGGACGGTGCGGCGCACGTTGTCGAGCGCCACGTCGTGACGGGCGAAGAGCTCTCGCAGGGCCGCGCCGTCGAAGTGCTCACCGCGAAGCGCGGTGCCCACGGCGGTGCGGCTGGGGCCGAACTCATCGCGGGCCTTGGCGAAGGCCTCCATGACGTCGTCCGTGGCCTTGAGGAGGACCTTCTCCTGACCGGGGGAGGTGTCCAGGTGCTCGAACAACCAGCGCAGGCGGCCGCGGCCGCTCCAGCGGCTCCGACGGTGTGAAGGGTGACGCCAGTGACGTCCTCCGCGAAGGGTGTAGATGAGTCCCGCGAGGCAAGCCGTTCCGAAGAGAAACCCGAACATGGTTCCACGCTCCCAATGAGGCCGGCCCGGGTGAGGGGCTGGCGCTGTCAGTGACAACGAGCGGGAAAGTAGAGGGCGGGTATGAAGGCCGCGCCCGCGGGGGATGAAGAAGTGTGAAGGCTGTCGCGACGCAGGGCGCCAAGCGACTGAGAGGAAGCGGACGCCCGAGGGCACGAAGAGGTGCCACTGGGGTACGAACTGTCTGCTGGCGGACGGCTGTCTGCCCGAATGGCGGTTCGCGTGTAGACAGGAATGTCTGGCCGGATTGTCGTGGAGGGGCCGGGGCGGTGTGCGCTCCGCACAAGTCGTTCGGGCAGCCCTTGGCGGCGGCCACGAAGCAGAAAGAAGAAGGTCACATGGCAATCGGTACCGTGAAGTGGTTCAACGACGCCAAGGGGTTCGGCTTCATCGCGCAGGACAACGGTGAGGACGTGTTTTGCCACCACACTGCCATCAACATGGATGGCTTCCGCACCCTCCAGGAGGGGCAGCAGGTGGAGTTCGAAGTGACGCGCGGCCCCAAGGGCCTGCAGGCGCAGAA
This genomic window from Myxococcus hansupus contains:
- a CDS encoding periplasmic heavy metal sensor, which gives rise to MFGFLFGTACLAGLIYTLRGGRHWRHPSHRRSRWSGRGRLRWLFEHLDTSPGQEKVLLKATDDVMEAFAKARDEFGPSRTAVGTALRGEHFDGAALRELFARHDVALDNVRRTVQGALAQVHEALDPRQRRELADLLEHGPGYAYGWRGGPGGWNRRCGGHGGWRGGAPWHGGDHGGDGPGRWRADDSRAG
- a CDS encoding HAMP domain-containing sensor histidine kinase, translating into MRRGRRGGPWGGWGAWGDPRECSPWGHRRPQPGYWHMGRLGSFVGARLHRRLFLWFGLSILATGAVVATVMSLVGGGTWKQEGERVRTFVSHRFEEVWDEPARRNALVDSIARDLQVGVELHDATGTLLVRTEEPCRRPEFNLPVMRDGAVLGSVRACYSHFRAKSPLKMVLPLVLSCMVLWLAAGKLARRLARPMDELVRATLDLGSGRLDSRADIAPHVTGEFAVLADAFNDMAGRIEKQMADQRELLAAVSHELRTPLARLRVLTELLRDGGGNPKTLDQVDREVVELDALVGELLASSRLDFGQLTPRVLDARALATQALERAGLTGSVLDVEAEHAGLVGDATLLGRALANLLENARKHGTGAEALRVQERGEHLAFCVDDRGPGLQPGEDERIFRPFYRKDSGAEAREAGSLGLGLALVQRIARAHGGDVFAENRPGGGARVGFTVRKSGPTAPEHLTAA
- a CDS encoding carboxypeptidase regulatory-like domain-containing protein; this encodes MTLRTLGLTLLGTAGLLTLSACKKEEPAAEPPAAAPAAKKEHAASPIQAPEGAAAAPVAPAGKGVVKGTVKFTGTVPAAADLPASNDPACDGMATKDASLLVKDGNLQNVLVRVKGKVPGAPAAPSTPVVVDQSKCTYVPRVQGAVAGQQVAFKNSDGTLHNVRGIVGTKPAFNVAQPPSGAPVERPMPADADVLKLKCDVHPWMSAFVVSNENPYFVTTGEDGAFSLEGLPAGTYTVEAWHETLGTKTAEVTVTDDAPAEAAFTFVAEDASAQK
- a CDS encoding response regulator transcription factor — translated: MSTRVLLIDDDTRMYELLAQYLGQNGLSVTHAADGGRGLAALEASAYDAVLLDVMMPGIDGLEVCKRIRAKSRIPVIMLTAKGDETDRVVGLEIGADDYLPKPFSPRELLARLRAVLRRSLPSSVADRLEAGGVCIDIAGREVRVEDRPVDLTGLEFDLLVALVRRAGRVIPRDALLGEAGRSDTVVGERTVDVHISHLRQKLGDVGTRLIKTVRGVGYVFAKEGP
- a CDS encoding cold-shock protein, giving the protein MAIGTVKWFNDAKGFGFIAQDNGEDVFCHHTAINMDGFRTLQEGQQVEFEVTRGPKGLQAQNVRSVAG
- a CDS encoding ABC transporter permease; translation: MSAELSAAPEPMNAGAPAVSSAPGTLALQWATVRVLMMRDIVRFFRQPSRVVGALAQPILFWFVIGTGFAGSFRVEGAQGLGYQEFFFPGVVTMVLLFSAIFATITVIEDRKEGFLQAVLAGPGSRLAVVLGKALGSSAIALLQASLFLLFAPLAGVSAATLDLPLLVTVMVLSALALTGMGMALAWWVRSSAGYHAVMSIAMLPMWVLSGAVFPLKGVDSWLAWVMRLNPMRYSVEGVRRALYGAEASVSLGASSGLAGLEVPVLLAFAAVFVGLAAFSVSRRE